The following are encoded together in the Ranitomeya imitator isolate aRanImi1 chromosome 4, aRanImi1.pri, whole genome shotgun sequence genome:
- the LOC138674836 gene encoding olfactory receptor 5G26-like → MTLVTEFYILGFQVSKHLRLLLFCLFLVVYCLILFGNLLIITLVSTNKKLHTPMYFFISQLSISDIVLTTDIVPNMLNVLLYNRGNITFLGCITQFYLFCTSEAAECFLLAVMSYDRYVAICNPLHYTSIMTNGRCVMLIANCWVFGFSIMLIYTITTAKLNFCGPNIIDHLFCDLVPLLELACSNTSIIDLEVYLLSVPTIITPTTIIIVSYTYIAVTILRIPSRTGRQKAFSTCSSHLTVVSIFFWTMFSVYVVPTQGRTLTMSKILSLLYTVFTPLVNPVIYSLRNKEIKTAIQQTYKHLTW, encoded by the coding sequence ATGACCCTGGTTACAGAGTTTTACATCTTAGGATTTCAAGTCAGCAAACATTTAAGACTTTTACTGTTCTGCTTGTTCCTCGTGGTTTATTGTCTGATATTATTTGGTAACCTCCTGATCATCACCCTGGTGTCCACCAACAAGAAGCTCCACACTCCAATgtacttcttcatctcacaattgtccATCAGTGACATCGTGTTGACCACAGATATTGTCCCCAACATGCTAAATGTTCTACTCTATAACAGAGGAAACATTACTTTTCTTGGTTGTATCACACAGTTTTATTTATTTTGCACCTCAGAAGCAGCTGAATGTTTTCTTCTTGCTGTGATGTCTTATGACCGATATGTGGCCATCTGTAATCCTCTTCACTATACCTCTATCATGACAAATGGACGATGCGTGATGTTAATCGCCAACTGCTGGGTGTTTGGATTTTCTATTATGTTGATTTACACCATAACAACAGCAAAACTAAATTTTTGTGGACCAAACATCATTGACCATTTATTTTGTGACCTTGTCCCCTTACTAGAACTTGCCTGTTCTAACACCTCCATCATTGATTTAGAGGTATATTTACTAAGTGTTCCAACTATTATAACCCCAACCACAATTATTATAGTGTCTTATACTTATATTGCTGTAACAATTCTAAGGATCCCATCCAGGACCGGTagacagaaagccttctccacctgtagctccCACCTTACTGTGGTCTCCATATTCTTCTGGACCATGTTCAGTGTTTATGTCGTTCCAACCCAAGGCCGAACACTCACCATGAGTAAAATCCTATCCCTGCTATATACTGTATTTACTCCTTTGGTCAACCCCGTTATATACAGTCTGAGAAATAAAGAAATTAAGACAGCTATACAGCAAACATATAAGCACTTGACCTGGTAA